The following proteins are encoded in a genomic region of Methanomicrobiales archaeon HGW-Methanomicrobiales-1:
- a CDS encoding carbamoyl phosphate synthase small subunit (catalyzes production of carbamoyl phosphate from bicarbonate and glutamine in pyrimidine and arginine biosynthesis pathways; forms an octamer composed of four CarAB dimers) translates to MKAVLGLEDGQFFIGEGFGVEGECSGELVFNTQMTGYMESLTDPSYFGQILMFTFPQIGNYGVDTQNFQNEKVCALGCIAKEICEKPAASPSIRSYFEENHLLGMSGVDTRALTIKTRVHGTMRAALVVGSDDGDYAVSLAKRTPQITDIVPIPEVSCKQPYRIEGKGKRIAVIDLGIKKNMITSLAKRGGDIHVFPHDVTSEQVLACKPDALFVSNGPGDPKQATHAIRCIRELLGQLPIFGICMGNQVSALAIGGDTYKLKFGHRGANQPVRFKDGRIFITTQNHGFAVDEDSLPEGCKITYTNVNDGTVEGFENKDLKLTTVQFHPEAHGGPRDTEAHFFDALYRGIS, encoded by the coding sequence ATGAAGGCGGTTCTGGGTCTCGAAGACGGGCAGTTTTTTATCGGGGAAGGGTTTGGTGTTGAAGGAGAGTGTTCCGGGGAACTCGTGTTCAATACGCAGATGACCGGGTACATGGAATCTCTCACGGATCCGAGCTATTTTGGCCAGATCCTCATGTTCACCTTCCCGCAGATCGGTAATTACGGTGTTGATACACAGAATTTTCAGAATGAAAAAGTCTGTGCCCTTGGCTGCATTGCAAAAGAGATCTGTGAAAAACCCGCCGCCAGCCCGTCCATCAGATCCTATTTTGAAGAGAACCACCTTCTCGGCATGAGTGGTGTTGACACCCGTGCCCTTACGATCAAAACCCGCGTCCATGGAACCATGCGTGCTGCACTCGTTGTCGGAAGCGATGATGGGGACTATGCAGTAAGCCTTGCAAAACGGACTCCCCAGATTACCGATATTGTTCCCATTCCCGAAGTATCCTGCAAACAACCGTACCGCATCGAGGGGAAAGGTAAACGCATCGCAGTGATCGATCTCGGGATAAAAAAGAATATGATCACCAGCCTTGCAAAGCGCGGGGGTGACATCCACGTGTTCCCCCATGACGTAACATCGGAACAGGTGCTTGCCTGCAAGCCGGATGCGCTCTTTGTGAGCAACGGGCCCGGGGATCCCAAGCAGGCCACGCATGCGATCCGTTGTATCCGGGAACTGCTCGGGCAACTCCCCATCTTTGGGATCTGCATGGGCAACCAGGTTTCGGCACTCGCCATAGGTGGTGATACCTACAAGCTCAAGTTCGGTCACCGCGGCGCAAACCAGCCGGTCAGGTTTAAGGACGGGAGGATCTTCATCACCACTCAGAACCATGGATTTGCTGTCGATGAAGACTCGCTCCCTGAAGGCTGCAAAATTACCTACACCAATGTCAACGACGGGACGGTCGAAGGATTCGAGAACAAGGACCTCAAACTGACCACCGTCCAGTTTCACCCGGAGGCACACGGGGGACCACGCGATACCGAGGCGCATTTCTTTGATGCACTGTACCGGGGGATTTCCTGA
- a CDS encoding ferritin, with translation MGTQGRKIVDTDVDELVKLLNKAFSDEWLAYYQYWVGSKVVRGPNKEAVIAELTLHATEELGHAVLLTTRIIQLGGTPVTNPQQWFKLTNCGYDAPDDPFIIKVLEQNIKGEQCAIKTYNSLLKKTRDKDPVTYNIVLGILQMEVEHEEDLQALLEDVNIIMKNK, from the coding sequence ATGGGAACTCAAGGAAGGAAAATTGTTGATACCGATGTTGACGAGCTGGTTAAGCTCCTGAACAAGGCTTTTTCTGATGAATGGCTAGCATACTACCAGTACTGGGTTGGTTCTAAGGTAGTACGTGGTCCCAACAAGGAGGCAGTTATTGCTGAACTCACCCTCCACGCAACCGAAGAACTCGGGCATGCGGTCCTGCTCACGACCCGGATTATCCAACTCGGTGGAACTCCGGTTACCAATCCCCAGCAATGGTTCAAACTCACCAACTGCGGATATGATGCACCTGACGATCCGTTTATCATCAAGGTGCTGGAACAGAATATCAAGGGCGAGCAGTGCGCCATCAAGACTTACAACAGCCTGCTGAAAAAGACCCGGGACAAAGATCCGGTTACCTACAACATCGTTCTGGGCATCCTCCAGATGGAAGTCGAGCATGAAGAAGATCTTCAGGCACTGCTCGAAGATGTCAACATCATTATGAAAAACAAATAA
- a CDS encoding glutaredoxin family protein codes for MSIEHVSGKKKGTVMLYALSTCGWCNKTKELLRELGIEFDYTYVDLLEGKEQDEAMNIVERFNPSGSFPTLVINEKKCIVGFKEQEIRQEFR; via the coding sequence ATGAGTATTGAACACGTGAGCGGGAAAAAGAAAGGAACGGTGATGCTCTACGCACTGAGCACCTGTGGGTGGTGCAATAAGACCAAGGAGCTCCTGCGTGAGCTTGGCATTGAATTCGATTACACGTATGTCGATCTCCTTGAAGGAAAAGAGCAGGATGAGGCCATGAATATTGTCGAGCGTTTTAATCCTTCAGGCTCGTTTCCTACCCTTGTTATCAATGAGAAAAAATGTATTGTAGGATTCAAAGAGCAGGAAATACGGCAGGAGTTCCGATAA
- a CDS encoding ferredoxin:glutaredoxin reductase, protein MPLIEIKPEDVEATYQILQKEAKEGGYLLNPDAEFTKNLITGLMKNERRYGYRACPCRLASGKKAEDLDIICPCDYRDPDLNAFDTCYCALYVSDDIANGRKKIQPVPERRPPRSVRAKTAATHTVPLAKVPAPVLSFPVWRCKVCGYLCARDQPPEICPICKVTKDRFERFM, encoded by the coding sequence ATGCCACTTATTGAGATCAAACCAGAAGATGTGGAAGCGACCTACCAAATCCTGCAGAAAGAGGCAAAAGAGGGAGGTTACCTGCTGAATCCGGATGCAGAGTTCACCAAAAATCTCATTACCGGTCTTATGAAAAATGAGCGGCGGTACGGGTATCGTGCCTGCCCGTGCCGGCTCGCTTCCGGAAAAAAGGCAGAGGATCTCGACATCATCTGTCCCTGCGATTACCGGGATCCGGATCTCAATGCATTCGATACCTGTTACTGCGCTCTCTATGTAAGTGACGATATTGCAAACGGCAGGAAAAAAATACAACCCGTTCCCGAACGCCGCCCGCCACGCTCTGTCCGGGCAAAAACCGCTGCTACCCATACGGTCCCCCTCGCAAAAGTCCCTGCCCCCGTTCTTTCATTTCCGGTATGGCGCTGTAAAGTGTGCGGCTACCTTTGTGCGCGGGATCAACCCCCGGAGATCTGCCCGATCTGCAAAGTAACGAAAGACCGGTTCGAACGGTTCATGTAA
- a CDS encoding carbonic anhydrase → MIDKLLLGNFKFRESDFTPNIDYYRELASSQHPTTLWIGCSDSRLQTGHITQARAGELFIQRNIGNIVPIHDWNFATVLEYAVVHLKVEDVVICGHSNCGAIRALDKESTDSYIPLWLNNAREAKERVDKKITPPTTVLEKEERYRQIEQENVRLQIEHLYTYPLLKKAVDEKRIQVHGLYYDLGNGALTRVT, encoded by the coding sequence ATGATAGACAAATTATTGCTGGGAAATTTTAAGTTCAGGGAATCTGATTTTACCCCGAATATCGATTACTACCGCGAGCTGGCATCGAGTCAGCATCCGACAACATTATGGATAGGGTGCTCGGACTCCCGGCTCCAGACCGGGCATATCACCCAGGCACGGGCGGGAGAACTGTTCATCCAGAGAAATATCGGCAATATCGTGCCGATCCATGACTGGAATTTTGCTACCGTGCTTGAGTATGCCGTTGTTCACCTCAAGGTTGAGGATGTAGTCATCTGCGGGCACTCGAACTGCGGTGCAATCCGGGCACTCGACAAAGAGAGTACTGATTCGTACATACCACTCTGGCTGAACAATGCCCGCGAGGCAAAAGAGCGGGTGGACAAAAAGATCACGCCACCGACAACCGTGCTTGAAAAGGAGGAGAGGTACCGCCAGATTGAACAAGAGAACGTGAGGCTCCAGATCGAACACCTCTATACTTACCCACTGCTGAAAAAAGCGGTTGATGAGAAGAGGATACAGGTACACGGGCTCTACTATGATCTCGGAAACGGAGCACTGACCCGGGTTACCTGA
- a CDS encoding N-acetyltransferase has protein sequence MGAVNVRELSPAELVRAERELWTHYHNQTADRNNDRLFAAFAGTKLIGVARCSRHPDGLEVDAVYVLDEYRRRGFARSVMILLIEECGRQETLFMHSKTELVDFYGSLGFYPIAEIDLPKTIRDRFDFCMGNLKGIDVCPMKRDPASLPAKLNT, from the coding sequence ATCGGTGCGGTGAATGTCCGGGAGCTCTCCCCCGCAGAGCTCGTCCGTGCTGAACGTGAACTCTGGACCCACTATCACAATCAGACTGCCGACCGGAACAATGACCGGCTCTTTGCTGCCTTTGCGGGTACCAAACTTATTGGAGTGGCACGGTGTTCACGCCATCCGGATGGACTTGAAGTTGATGCGGTCTATGTCCTGGATGAATACCGGCGCCGCGGGTTTGCCCGTTCGGTTATGATCCTTCTTATAGAAGAGTGCGGCAGGCAGGAAACGCTCTTCATGCACTCGAAGACCGAACTGGTGGATTTCTATGGGAGCCTGGGTTTTTATCCCATCGCAGAAATTGATCTGCCAAAAACAATCCGGGACAGGTTTGATTTCTGCATGGGAAATCTCAAGGGAATTGATGTATGCCCGATGAAACGTGATCCTGCGTCTCTTCCGGCAAAATTGAATACCTGA
- a CDS encoding hydrogenase membrane subunit yields MIAELFSLTIIVLLAGTIFPLLLASSDRRSVRTISLSCVIIASLLLACFSLLTLLSGRTEHLTLYQPLPGFSFSFVIDRLASFFLLIIAVVSACVSLYFTEYIEHMDGQSRRNLLCGCTSLFILAMVLVVASANTLSFFFSWELMAVSSFFLVMYEYSQPESRKAGIFYFLLTQLSSLFILLGIITLFIQTGSFAITPLSTASTPLITVAFLALFIGFSIKAGIIPFHKWLPYAHPASPSPISALMSAVMLKIAVYGLIRFLLDVFTPDLWWGVLILAAGTASAVLGIIYALKEHDVKGMLAYSSIENIGIIFTGIGLSVIFTALNLHDLATLSLLGALFHSLNHSLFKSLLFLTAGSVVSATGTRDIEHMGGLAQRMPVTSALFFIGAVSITALPPLNGFASELLIFISFFSSSFTVLEPLLKVLLFICLALFALTSALSAACFVKAFGSIFLALPRSPESAAAREVPRAMLIGPGILAAACILLGVCALQIFAFVGFAVPLPDMLLVSLLLGGMAVFTYAVLYFTASREVRVSETWGCGTLSQQASAEYSGHGFSEPLDIIFSSIYRTRTTNERTFYDQKNCIFKEGKGEIRLLKVFEEYLYRPLAQQSMRVAGRVSRFQNGCLDTYLLYVFITVIAVILFLGWFA; encoded by the coding sequence ATGATTGCTGAACTGTTCTCCCTAACCATCATCGTGCTTCTTGCCGGCACTATCTTTCCCCTTCTCTTAGCCTCGTCAGACCGGAGATCCGTACGCACGATTTCCCTGTCCTGCGTAATCATCGCATCCCTTCTGCTGGCGTGCTTTTCCCTTCTGACCCTGCTCTCCGGCAGAACAGAACATTTAACGCTCTACCAACCCCTCCCCGGGTTCTCCTTCTCGTTTGTTATCGATCGGCTCGCTTCATTTTTCCTGCTTATCATTGCGGTCGTATCGGCGTGTGTTTCCCTCTACTTTACTGAATATATCGAGCATATGGACGGGCAGTCCCGCAGGAACCTGCTCTGCGGTTGTACCAGTCTCTTTATTCTCGCAATGGTGCTTGTCGTTGCCTCGGCAAACACGCTCTCGTTCTTCTTTTCCTGGGAACTGATGGCGGTGAGTTCATTCTTCCTCGTCATGTACGAGTATTCGCAACCTGAATCAAGGAAAGCAGGGATCTTTTATTTTTTGCTGACCCAGTTGTCATCCCTGTTTATCCTGCTGGGAATAATTACGCTCTTCATCCAGACGGGTTCGTTTGCGATCACCCCTTTGTCAACAGCATCGACTCCTCTCATTACCGTTGCATTCCTTGCACTTTTCATTGGTTTTTCCATAAAGGCAGGAATCATCCCGTTCCACAAGTGGTTGCCGTATGCCCACCCGGCAAGCCCGTCACCGATTTCCGCTCTCATGTCCGCCGTGATGCTCAAGATCGCCGTCTATGGGCTGATTCGTTTCCTGCTGGATGTGTTCACGCCGGATCTCTGGTGGGGTGTGCTGATCCTTGCCGCGGGCACGGCATCGGCGGTTCTTGGCATTATCTATGCGTTAAAAGAGCATGATGTCAAGGGAATGCTCGCCTATTCGAGCATAGAAAATATCGGGATTATCTTCACCGGCATTGGGTTGTCCGTGATCTTTACTGCCCTTAATCTTCACGATCTCGCAACCCTCAGCCTGCTGGGTGCGCTTTTCCATTCGCTCAACCATTCCCTGTTTAAGAGCCTGCTTTTCCTCACCGCGGGTTCCGTCGTATCTGCAACCGGTACGCGGGATATCGAGCACATGGGAGGACTAGCCCAACGGATGCCGGTCACCTCTGCGCTCTTTTTTATCGGCGCAGTTTCGATAACTGCATTACCCCCCTTAAACGGGTTTGCCAGCGAGCTCCTGATCTTCATCTCGTTCTTCTCATCATCTTTTACGGTGCTCGAACCGCTGCTTAAAGTTCTCCTGTTTATCTGCCTTGCCCTGTTCGCACTGACCAGTGCTCTTTCCGCAGCATGTTTTGTCAAGGCATTCGGGTCGATCTTCCTTGCCCTACCCCGTTCCCCGGAGAGTGCCGCTGCCCGTGAAGTTCCCCGTGCCATGCTGATCGGACCCGGCATTCTTGCAGCTGCCTGCATACTCCTCGGCGTATGTGCTCTCCAGATCTTTGCATTCGTCGGCTTTGCAGTTCCCCTGCCGGATATGCTGCTGGTCAGCCTGCTTCTCGGGGGCATGGCGGTGTTTACCTATGCAGTACTGTATTTCACCGCCTCCCGCGAGGTACGGGTGAGTGAGACTTGGGGATGCGGGACACTCTCGCAGCAGGCATCGGCAGAATACAGCGGTCATGGGTTCTCAGAACCCCTCGACATCATCTTCTCGTCCATTTACCGCACGCGGACAACCAATGAACGGACGTTCTATGACCAGAAGAACTGCATATTCAAGGAAGGTAAAGGGGAGATCCGTCTCCTGAAGGTATTTGAAGAATATCTTTACCGTCCTCTCGCACAGCAATCCATGCGGGTTGCGGGCAGGGTATCGCGTTTCCAGAACGGGTGTCTTGACACGTATCTCCTCTATGTCTTTATCACCGTCATTGCTGTGATCCTGTTCCTTGGGTGGTTTGCATGA
- a CDS encoding hydrogenase — protein sequence MNADFFIYLVINTLIVIAVSPLFVSLIKKVKAWTQGRQGPSIFQTYFTLMKLLKKEVIYSPNSSRIMRVTPLVTMAAILVAALFVPLVFVPEPVGGIGNIILFLYLLVLARFFMALAGLDAGSAFGGMGSSREMSISSIIEPTTIIVFAALAFVFKTLNIFDMFTLNVSAGSPSPSTQILIGISLFIIIIVETSRIPVDNPETHLELTMIHEGMILEQSGRNLALMELSAAVKMTVLMALLINLLVPFGLMTTLTLTGLLIALVVFVVKGSILAGIIGLFESSMAKKRFFQLPSLFAMAFFFSTLIIIIEVFS from the coding sequence ATGAACGCCGATTTCTTCATCTATCTCGTGATCAATACGCTCATCGTTATCGCAGTCTCGCCCCTCTTTGTCAGCCTGATCAAAAAGGTGAAGGCCTGGACGCAGGGGCGGCAGGGCCCATCCATTTTTCAGACCTACTTTACGCTGATGAAACTGCTGAAAAAGGAAGTCATCTACTCTCCCAATTCATCGCGGATCATGCGGGTCACCCCGCTTGTCACGATGGCGGCGATCCTTGTTGCCGCACTTTTTGTCCCGCTGGTCTTCGTGCCTGAACCGGTGGGAGGTATCGGTAACATCATTCTCTTCCTGTACCTGCTTGTCCTTGCCCGCTTCTTTATGGCGCTCGCCGGCCTGGATGCCGGCAGTGCTTTCGGGGGTATGGGCAGTTCGCGGGAGATGAGTATATCTTCCATTATCGAACCCACTACCATCATCGTCTTTGCTGCGCTTGCGTTCGTCTTTAAGACTCTCAATATCTTTGATATGTTTACCCTCAATGTATCTGCCGGATCGCCCTCCCCATCAACACAAATCCTGATCGGTATCTCGTTATTTATTATCATTATCGTAGAGACCTCGCGGATACCGGTCGACAACCCTGAGACGCATCTTGAACTCACCATGATCCACGAGGGTATGATTCTCGAGCAGTCGGGCAGGAACTTAGCCCTGATGGAACTCTCCGCAGCCGTCAAGATGACCGTTCTCATGGCGCTCCTCATCAACCTGCTCGTGCCGTTTGGTCTCATGACCACCCTGACCCTTACCGGGCTCCTTATTGCGCTGGTCGTTTTCGTGGTAAAAGGATCGATCCTTGCCGGGATCATCGGGCTCTTTGAATCGTCAATGGCAAAGAAACGGTTCTTCCAGCTCCCCAGCCTGTTTGCCATGGCGTTCTTCTTCTCGACCCTGATCATCATCATCGAGGTGTTCTCATGA
- a CDS encoding hydrogenase subunit: MIDTAIVVGIIRILFVCIIITAAYIISTRNLLSVVSVYALQSLTLVGIALALWSLEGSLVLLAIAGVTFVSKVLIIPYFIATIQEKIRIKRDIEFHYLNPTTSLLISMALMLVIYMALETILKDTPAWDNSLFFFGAVLGISLMLMGMMVTFSRKRAITKVLGFLSMENGVLLFGMFVTELPFIIEFLIVIDLIIVVILTAILSVGIDSTLEDYHKRLHRFHLLEEEEDVA, encoded by the coding sequence ATGATCGACACCGCAATCGTCGTCGGGATCATCAGGATCCTGTTTGTATGCATCATCATTACGGCAGCCTACATCATCTCGACACGTAACCTGCTCTCCGTAGTGTCCGTCTATGCCCTCCAGAGTCTCACTCTTGTCGGTATCGCGCTTGCGCTCTGGTCACTGGAGGGATCCCTGGTTCTCCTGGCGATTGCCGGGGTCACGTTTGTCAGCAAGGTTCTCATCATCCCGTACTTCATTGCCACCATCCAGGAAAAGATCCGGATCAAGCGGGATATCGAGTTCCATTACCTGAATCCCACAACCTCGCTGCTCATCTCGATGGCACTGATGCTGGTGATCTACATGGCGCTCGAAACAATCCTTAAAGATACACCCGCCTGGGACAACAGCCTCTTTTTCTTTGGCGCAGTGCTGGGGATCTCGCTGATGCTGATGGGCATGATGGTCACGTTCAGCCGCAAGAGGGCTATTACCAAGGTCTTAGGATTCCTCTCTATGGAAAACGGTGTGCTCCTCTTTGGTATGTTTGTCACCGAGCTCCCGTTCATCATCGAGTTTTTGATCGTCATTGACCTGATCATCGTCGTAATCCTGACGGCGATATTATCGGTAGGTATCGATTCGACCCTTGAAGATTACCATAAGCGTCTCCACCGTTTCCACCTCCTGGAAGAGGAGGAGGATGTCGCATGA
- a CDS encoding hydrogenase membrane subunit encodes MILIAFVLVSVLSLVIIAATRNHRQMNTVCISQALIFAALAVYIALFEQVPVVSFLVGSQYFFIDHLGLFEVLIATIIFACAAVYARGYIGGLLESGELEKGSLKLFYAAWVLLLLVIVLAFCSDNLALFWIFAEMTTIISAMLIAILSARENIDAAIKYIFVASVSMLFAFVGFIFLFEISRVYIGTGTLNWTVLMQHAAGFSPGMMIASFALVFIGFAAKSGIFPFHTWLPEAHAKAPSAVSAILSGVLLNVGIYGIIRMYAIVHQTTAVATIAPMIAVFGILTIGIAAFSMIPQKNLKKLVAFSSVENMGIMLVGLAISTPVALFWVLFHIMAHSLTKASLFFSSGILHRQYRSRFSSDAADEIKDVFRLQPLAAWGIILGGLAIIGMPPFPIFFSEFFIMLQLGAISLWVLAVILVLLFIAAAALGYFVLTTFTQVSEPESLSDIIPYQTPASMKIPIIFLLALLLLVGIVLPAGGMEFLNQIVTELKF; translated from the coding sequence ATGATCCTGATTGCCTTTGTCCTGGTATCGGTGCTCTCGCTGGTTATCATTGCAGCTACCCGGAACCACCGGCAGATGAACACCGTGTGCATCTCCCAGGCACTGATCTTTGCCGCGCTCGCTGTCTACATCGCACTCTTCGAGCAGGTGCCGGTGGTGTCGTTTCTTGTCGGAAGCCAGTATTTCTTTATCGATCACCTCGGGCTTTTTGAAGTGCTGATCGCAACAATCATCTTTGCCTGCGCTGCGGTCTATGCCCGGGGGTATATCGGAGGACTTCTTGAGAGCGGGGAACTGGAAAAAGGCAGTCTCAAGCTCTTCTATGCGGCATGGGTTTTGCTCCTTCTGGTCATTGTCCTTGCATTCTGTTCTGATAATCTCGCACTCTTCTGGATCTTTGCTGAAATGACCACCATCATCTCTGCAATGCTCATTGCCATCCTTTCTGCCCGCGAGAACATCGATGCAGCGATCAAGTATATCTTCGTGGCTTCGGTTTCCATGCTCTTTGCGTTTGTCGGGTTCATCTTCCTCTTCGAGATATCGCGGGTCTATATTGGCACCGGTACCCTGAACTGGACCGTGCTCATGCAGCATGCTGCTGGATTTTCCCCCGGCATGATGATCGCTTCCTTCGCGCTCGTCTTTATCGGGTTTGCTGCAAAGTCCGGTATATTCCCGTTCCATACCTGGCTGCCGGAAGCCCATGCGAAAGCCCCGTCAGCGGTGAGTGCTATTCTCTCCGGTGTACTGCTGAACGTGGGTATCTACGGGATTATCCGCATGTATGCGATTGTGCACCAGACAACCGCTGTTGCTACCATTGCGCCGATGATTGCGGTGTTTGGGATCCTTACGATTGGCATTGCCGCCTTCTCCATGATACCCCAGAAAAACTTAAAAAAACTGGTGGCATTCTCCAGCGTGGAGAACATGGGGATCATGCTCGTGGGTCTTGCCATCTCCACGCCGGTTGCGCTCTTCTGGGTGCTCTTCCACATCATGGCACATTCCCTGACCAAGGCCTCGCTCTTCTTCTCTTCCGGTATCCTGCACCGGCAGTACCGGAGCCGGTTCTCGAGTGATGCAGCGGATGAGATTAAGGATGTATTCCGGCTTCAGCCGCTGGCTGCATGGGGAATTATTCTGGGCGGGCTCGCGATCATTGGTATGCCCCCGTTTCCCATCTTCTTCTCAGAATTTTTCATCATGCTCCAGCTGGGTGCCATCTCCCTCTGGGTGCTTGCGGTGATACTTGTCCTGCTGTTCATCGCGGCGGCGGCGCTGGGATACTTCGTACTCACGACATTCACGCAGGTTTCTGAACCGGAATCACTGTCAGATATTATTCCCTACCAGACTCCCGCCAGCATGAAGATTCCCATCATCTTCCTGCTTGCACTCCTTCTCCTTGTCGGTATTGTTCTCCCTGCCGGTGGTATGGAGTTCCTCAACCAGATTGTAACGGAGCTGAAATTCTGA
- a CDS encoding hydrogenase yields MTPDNDIGIRAVQEFLGEAALGDRLSHGPNNEQYVLIEEAEFETAVSHLAANKFVLISLFCCEGFSSNAAHTLFYVFERRTSILVLVRNVSGRATSIACIYPSACWFERECRDGFGVEFDGAFDTRRLFLHETYPEGFHPLKKSFRNAPVVTRATIDPSEEYPFRQVSGEGVYQVPVGPVHAGIIEPGHFRFSVIGETIFNLECRMFYKHRGIEKLAEGKLPRECLGIAEAVSGDESVANATAFCMAIEQISRIQVPERAWYLRTILLELERIHSHLGDQAGMLVDVAFPLGANQFSVLREECFRENDRLTGSRFLRNMVSVGGLSRDIAKPDLDELAVFVHRARKGYKVGLKIVLSTASVIDRFATTGVIRPALLRPLNITGPAARASGGKVDVRLNHPYGIYEQFAPKPQRLRDGDVLSRFTVKASEIMDSFDLIERLIAAMPEGEIGTTPVIHDGYTLAQVESARGQNLCWVWIKGGVIERYKVRTASFCNWLALEHAVQGNIVPDFPVINKSLNLSYAGTDL; encoded by the coding sequence ATGACTCCAGACAATGATATCGGGATACGGGCAGTACAGGAATTTCTTGGTGAGGCTGCCCTCGGTGATCGGCTCAGCCACGGGCCCAATAATGAACAGTATGTACTCATCGAAGAAGCAGAATTCGAAACGGCGGTATCGCACCTTGCTGCCAACAAGTTCGTGTTGATCAGCCTCTTCTGCTGTGAAGGCTTTTCCAGCAACGCTGCGCACACCCTCTTTTACGTGTTTGAACGGCGAACCAGCATTCTGGTGCTGGTCCGTAATGTCAGCGGACGTGCAACCTCCATTGCCTGCATCTATCCGTCGGCTTGCTGGTTCGAACGGGAGTGTCGTGACGGGTTTGGTGTGGAGTTTGACGGAGCCTTTGATACCCGTCGGCTCTTCCTGCACGAGACCTATCCGGAAGGGTTCCACCCGCTGAAGAAATCGTTCAGGAATGCGCCTGTTGTCACCCGGGCGACTATTGATCCCTCTGAAGAATACCCGTTCCGGCAGGTGAGCGGTGAAGGGGTATACCAGGTGCCAGTCGGCCCGGTGCATGCAGGAATCATTGAGCCCGGGCACTTCCGGTTCAGCGTGATAGGCGAGACGATCTTCAACCTCGAGTGCCGGATGTTTTACAAGCACCGGGGTATCGAGAAACTGGCAGAAGGAAAACTACCCCGGGAATGTCTCGGGATTGCTGAGGCAGTGAGCGGTGATGAATCGGTGGCAAATGCAACCGCGTTCTGCATGGCAATCGAGCAGATATCCCGTATTCAGGTTCCTGAACGGGCATGGTACCTGCGGACAATCCTTCTTGAACTGGAGCGGATCCACTCGCACTTAGGGGACCAGGCAGGGATGCTCGTGGACGTGGCGTTCCCGCTGGGCGCCAACCAGTTTTCGGTGCTGCGTGAAGAATGTTTCCGCGAAAATGACCGCCTTACCGGTTCACGGTTCCTGCGAAATATGGTCTCTGTTGGCGGGTTGAGCCGGGATATTGCAAAACCAGATCTCGACGAACTCGCTGTATTTGTGCACCGGGCACGGAAAGGGTACAAGGTAGGGCTGAAGATTGTGCTCTCTACCGCATCGGTAATCGACCGGTTTGCAACTACCGGAGTGATCCGCCCGGCCCTGCTGCGCCCGCTCAATATTACCGGCCCGGCAGCACGTGCTTCCGGCGGGAAGGTAGATGTCCGGCTGAATCACCCGTACGGTATCTACGAACAGTTCGCTCCCAAGCCACAACGGCTCCGGGATGGGGATGTCCTCTCCCGGTTTACGGTCAAGGCATCGGAGATCATGGACTCGTTTGACCTGATCGAACGACTGATCGCAGCAATGCCTGAGGGAGAAATCGGCACAACGCCTGTGATCCATGACGGTTACACCCTAGCGCAGGTGGAATCTGCCCGGGGCCAGAACCTCTGCTGGGTCTGGATCAAGGGCGGCGTAATCGAGCGGTACAAGGTCCGGACTGCTTCGTTCTGCAACTGGCTGGCACTCGAACATGCAGTTCAGGGGAACATCGTCCCGGATTTCCCGGTGATCAACAAGAGCCTGAATCTCTCGTACGCGGGAACAGACCTGTGA
- a CDS encoding formate hydrogenlyase produces MVNALTCLLKKKVTEEVPVRDEDLEILGRAIRTEIDAVFGRSLAIRELDTGSDNATEIEINNLNNPFYDVERFGIFFVASPRHADVLLVTGAVTHNMAIAARKTYDAMPSPKFVVAVGDDACNGGIFAGTYAVLGGAEKIFPVDLKIPGNPPTPIQILSGLLALMKQARAH; encoded by the coding sequence ATGGTAAATGCATTAACCTGCCTGCTGAAAAAGAAAGTGACCGAAGAGGTGCCGGTACGGGATGAAGACTTAGAGATTCTTGGCCGTGCCATAAGGACGGAAATCGATGCAGTGTTCGGCCGGAGCCTTGCGATCCGGGAACTGGATACCGGCAGCGACAATGCCACGGAAATTGAGATCAACAATCTCAACAACCCGTTTTACGATGTGGAACGTTTCGGTATCTTCTTTGTTGCCTCTCCCCGTCATGCGGATGTCCTTCTCGTGACCGGTGCTGTCACGCACAATATGGCAATCGCAGCAAGAAAGACCTACGATGCCATGCCGTCTCCCAAGTTTGTAGTCGCCGTTGGCGATGATGCCTGTAATGGCGGGATCTTTGCCGGAACGTATGCAGTCCTTGGCGGCGCGGAAAAGATATTTCCGGTGGACCTGAAGATACCCGGAAACCCCCCCACGCCGATCCAGATTCTTTCGGGACTGCTTGCATTAATGAAGCAGGCCCGGGCGCACTGA